One genomic region from Quercus robur chromosome 4, dhQueRobu3.1, whole genome shotgun sequence encodes:
- the LOC126724289 gene encoding alanine aminotransferase 1, mitochondrial-like isoform X6, with translation MVFLADPNDIFLTDGANPAVHMMMQLLIRSENDGFLCPIPQYPLYPASIDLHGGTLAPYYLNEAAGWGLKVSSLKKQLEAAKSQGIIVRALNVINPRNPTGQVIGEENQRDIVKFCRKEGLVLLANEINKTILVLIHMKGLMRRDLSILNGSSLPNSTKQLDGNLPSELEEFLNNNQGVEMVVKLGRENTNCQVILLQKIRGPILQLKPKKQQCLVTQLSWKTWNL, from the exons ATGGTTTTCTTAGCCGATCCAAATGATATCTTCTTGACAGATGGAGCAAACCCTGCT GTGCATATGATGATGCAATTACTGATAAGATCAGAAAATGATGGATTTCTTTGTCCCATTCCTCAGTACCCTTTATACCCTGCTTCAATTGATCTCCATGGTGGCACACTG GCTCCTTACTATCTCAATGAAGCAGCAGGATGGGGATTGAAAGTCTCTTCACTTAAGAAGCAATTGGAGGCTGCCAAGTCCCAAGGCATCATAGTTAGGGCTTTAAATGTTATAAATCCCAGAAACCCAACAGGTCAG GTTATTGGTGAGGAGAACCAGCGTGACATTGTGAAATTCTGCAGGAAAGAAGGTCTTGTGCTACTGGCAAATGAG ATCAACAAGACTATTCTGGTGCTCATACATATGAAAGGATTGATGCGGAGGGATCTTTCCATACTGAATGGTTCAAGCTTGCCAAACAGT ACAAAACAACTTGATGGGAATCTTCCATCTGAACTTGAGGAGTTCCTGAACAACAATCAAGGGGTTGAAATGGTAGTAAAGTTGGGTAGAGAGAATACTAATTGTCAAGTGATTCTGTTACAAAAGATCAGGGGCCCTATCCTTCAGCTGAAACCCAAGAAACAACAGTG CCTCGTGACACAGCTGAGTTGGAAAACGTGGAACCTTTGA
- the LOC126724289 gene encoding alanine aminotransferase 1, mitochondrial-like isoform X5: MPLKISYMLVMVFLADPNDIFLTDGANPAVHMMMQLLTRSENDIFLTDGANPAVHMMMQLLIRSENDGFLCPIPQYPLYPASIDLHGGTLAPYYLNEAAGWGLKVSSLKKQLEAAKSQGIIVRALNVINPRNPTGQVIGEENQRDIVKFCRKEGLVLLANETKQLDGNLPSELEEFLNNNQGVEMVVKLGRENTNCQVILLQKIRGPILQLKPKKQQCLVTQLSWKTWNL, encoded by the exons ATGCCTCTCAAAATATCATATATG CTCGTGATGGTTTTCTTAGCCGATCCAAATGATATCTTCTTGACAGATGGAGCAAACCCTGCT GTGCATATGATGATGCAATTACTGACAAGATCAGAAAATGATATCTTCTTGACAGATGGAGCAAACCCTGCT GTGCATATGATGATGCAATTACTGATAAGATCAGAAAATGATGGATTTCTTTGTCCCATTCCTCAGTACCCTTTATACCCTGCTTCAATTGATCTCCATGGTGGCACACTG GCTCCTTACTATCTCAATGAAGCAGCAGGATGGGGATTGAAAGTCTCTTCACTTAAGAAGCAATTGGAGGCTGCCAAGTCCCAAGGCATCATAGTTAGGGCTTTAAATGTTATAAATCCCAGAAACCCAACAGGTCAG GTTATTGGTGAGGAGAACCAGCGTGACATTGTGAAATTCTGCAGGAAAGAAGGTCTTGTGCTACTGGCAAATGAG ACAAAACAACTTGATGGGAATCTTCCATCTGAACTTGAGGAGTTCCTGAACAACAATCAAGGGGTTGAAATGGTAGTAAAGTTGGGTAGAGAGAATACTAATTGTCAAGTGATTCTGTTACAAAAGATCAGGGGCCCTATCCTTCAGCTGAAACCCAAGAAACAACAGTG CCTCGTGACACAGCTGAGTTGGAAAACGTGGAACCTTTGA
- the LOC126724289 gene encoding alanine aminotransferase 1, mitochondrial-like isoform X4 yields MPLKISYMLVMVFLADPNDIFLTDGANPAVHMMMQLLIRSENDGFLCPIPQYPLYPASIDLHGGTLAPYYLNEAAGWGLKVSSLKKQLEAAKSQGIIVRALNVINPRNPTGQVIGEENQRDIVKFCRKEGLVLLANEINKTILVLIHMKGLMRRDLSILNGSSLPNSTKQLDGNLPSELEEFLNNNQGVEMVVKLGRENTNCQVILLQKIRGPILQLKPKKQQCLVTQLSWKTWNL; encoded by the exons ATGCCTCTCAAAATATCATATATG CTCGTGATGGTTTTCTTAGCCGATCCAAATGATATCTTCTTGACAGATGGAGCAAACCCTGCT GTGCATATGATGATGCAATTACTGATAAGATCAGAAAATGATGGATTTCTTTGTCCCATTCCTCAGTACCCTTTATACCCTGCTTCAATTGATCTCCATGGTGGCACACTG GCTCCTTACTATCTCAATGAAGCAGCAGGATGGGGATTGAAAGTCTCTTCACTTAAGAAGCAATTGGAGGCTGCCAAGTCCCAAGGCATCATAGTTAGGGCTTTAAATGTTATAAATCCCAGAAACCCAACAGGTCAG GTTATTGGTGAGGAGAACCAGCGTGACATTGTGAAATTCTGCAGGAAAGAAGGTCTTGTGCTACTGGCAAATGAG ATCAACAAGACTATTCTGGTGCTCATACATATGAAAGGATTGATGCGGAGGGATCTTTCCATACTGAATGGTTCAAGCTTGCCAAACAGT ACAAAACAACTTGATGGGAATCTTCCATCTGAACTTGAGGAGTTCCTGAACAACAATCAAGGGGTTGAAATGGTAGTAAAGTTGGGTAGAGAGAATACTAATTGTCAAGTGATTCTGTTACAAAAGATCAGGGGCCCTATCCTTCAGCTGAAACCCAAGAAACAACAGTG CCTCGTGACACAGCTGAGTTGGAAAACGTGGAACCTTTGA
- the LOC126724289 gene encoding alanine aminotransferase 1, mitochondrial-like isoform X7 encodes MPLKISYMLVMVFLADPNDIFLTDGANPAVHMMMQLLTRSENDIFLTDGANPAVHMMMQLLIRSENDGFLCPIPQYPLYPASIDLHGGTLAPYYLNEAAGWGLKVSSLKKQLEAAKSQGIIVRALNVINPRNPTGQVIGEENQRDIVKFCRKEGLVLLANEINKTILVLIHMKGLMRRDLSILNGSSLPNSVSGLLAKDIAVENLPTWLNQVLNLRR; translated from the exons ATGCCTCTCAAAATATCATATATG CTCGTGATGGTTTTCTTAGCCGATCCAAATGATATCTTCTTGACAGATGGAGCAAACCCTGCT GTGCATATGATGATGCAATTACTGACAAGATCAGAAAATGATATCTTCTTGACAGATGGAGCAAACCCTGCT GTGCATATGATGATGCAATTACTGATAAGATCAGAAAATGATGGATTTCTTTGTCCCATTCCTCAGTACCCTTTATACCCTGCTTCAATTGATCTCCATGGTGGCACACTG GCTCCTTACTATCTCAATGAAGCAGCAGGATGGGGATTGAAAGTCTCTTCACTTAAGAAGCAATTGGAGGCTGCCAAGTCCCAAGGCATCATAGTTAGGGCTTTAAATGTTATAAATCCCAGAAACCCAACAGGTCAG GTTATTGGTGAGGAGAACCAGCGTGACATTGTGAAATTCTGCAGGAAAGAAGGTCTTGTGCTACTGGCAAATGAG ATCAACAAGACTATTCTGGTGCTCATACATATGAAAGGATTGATGCGGAGGGATCTTTCCATACTGAATGGTTCAAGCTTGCCAAACAGTGTAAG TGGTCTTTTGGCCAAGGACATTGCGGTGGAAAACCTCCCAACTTGGTTAAATCAGGTCTTAAATTTGAGGAGATAG
- the LOC126724289 gene encoding alanine aminotransferase 1, mitochondrial-like isoform X9: MPLKISYMLVMVFLADPNDIFLTDGANPAVHMMMQLLTRSENDIFLTDGANPAVHMMMQLLIRSENDGFLCPIPQYPLYPASIDLHGGTLAPYYLNEAAGWGLKVSSLKKQLEAAKSQGIIVRALNVINPRNPTGQVIGEENQRDIVKFCRKEGLVLLANEINKTILVLIHMKGLMRRDLSILNGSSLPNSVSFISVVFWPRTLRWKTSQLG, encoded by the exons ATGCCTCTCAAAATATCATATATG CTCGTGATGGTTTTCTTAGCCGATCCAAATGATATCTTCTTGACAGATGGAGCAAACCCTGCT GTGCATATGATGATGCAATTACTGACAAGATCAGAAAATGATATCTTCTTGACAGATGGAGCAAACCCTGCT GTGCATATGATGATGCAATTACTGATAAGATCAGAAAATGATGGATTTCTTTGTCCCATTCCTCAGTACCCTTTATACCCTGCTTCAATTGATCTCCATGGTGGCACACTG GCTCCTTACTATCTCAATGAAGCAGCAGGATGGGGATTGAAAGTCTCTTCACTTAAGAAGCAATTGGAGGCTGCCAAGTCCCAAGGCATCATAGTTAGGGCTTTAAATGTTATAAATCCCAGAAACCCAACAGGTCAG GTTATTGGTGAGGAGAACCAGCGTGACATTGTGAAATTCTGCAGGAAAGAAGGTCTTGTGCTACTGGCAAATGAG ATCAACAAGACTATTCTGGTGCTCATACATATGAAAGGATTGATGCGGAGGGATCTTTCCATACTGAATGGTTCAAGCTTGCCAAACAGTGTAAG TTTTATTTCAGTGGTCTTTTGGCCAAGGACATTGCGGTGGAAAACCTCCCAACTTGGTTAA
- the LOC126724289 gene encoding probable alanine aminotransferase isoform X3 produces the protein MPLKISYMLVMVFLADPNDIFLTDGANPAVHMMMQLLTRSENDIFLTDGANPAVHMMMQLLIRSENDGFLCPIPQYPLYPASIDLHGGTLAPYYLNEAAGWGLKVSSLKKQLEAAKSQGIIVRALNVINPRNPTGQVIGEENQRDIVKFCRKEGLVLLANEINKTILVLIHMKGLMRRDLSILNGSSLPNSTKQLDGNLPSELEEFLNNNQGVEMVVKLGRENTNCQVILLQKIRGPILQLKPKKQQC, from the exons ATGCCTCTCAAAATATCATATATG CTCGTGATGGTTTTCTTAGCCGATCCAAATGATATCTTCTTGACAGATGGAGCAAACCCTGCT GTGCATATGATGATGCAATTACTGACAAGATCAGAAAATGATATCTTCTTGACAGATGGAGCAAACCCTGCT GTGCATATGATGATGCAATTACTGATAAGATCAGAAAATGATGGATTTCTTTGTCCCATTCCTCAGTACCCTTTATACCCTGCTTCAATTGATCTCCATGGTGGCACACTG GCTCCTTACTATCTCAATGAAGCAGCAGGATGGGGATTGAAAGTCTCTTCACTTAAGAAGCAATTGGAGGCTGCCAAGTCCCAAGGCATCATAGTTAGGGCTTTAAATGTTATAAATCCCAGAAACCCAACAGGTCAG GTTATTGGTGAGGAGAACCAGCGTGACATTGTGAAATTCTGCAGGAAAGAAGGTCTTGTGCTACTGGCAAATGAG ATCAACAAGACTATTCTGGTGCTCATACATATGAAAGGATTGATGCGGAGGGATCTTTCCATACTGAATGGTTCAAGCTTGCCAAACAGT ACAAAACAACTTGATGGGAATCTTCCATCTGAACTTGAGGAGTTCCTGAACAACAATCAAGGGGTTGAAATGGTAGTAAAGTTGGGTAGAGAGAATACTAATTGTCAAGTGATTCTGTTACAAAAGATCAGGGGCCCTATCCTTCAGCTGAAACCCAAGAAACAACAGTG CTGA
- the LOC126724289 gene encoding alanine aminotransferase 1, mitochondrial-like isoform X8, with amino-acid sequence MPLKISYMVHMMMQLLIRSENDGFLCPIPQYPLYPASIDLHGGTLAPYYLNEAAGWGLKVSSLKKQLEAAKSQGIIVRALNVINPRNPTGQVIGEENQRDIVKFCRKEGLVLLANEINKTILVLIHMKGLMRRDLSILNGSSLPNSTKQLDGNLPSELEEFLNNNQGVEMVVKLGRENTNCQVILLQKIRGPILQLKPKKQQCLVTQLSWKTWNL; translated from the exons ATGCCTCTCAAAATATCATATATG GTGCATATGATGATGCAATTACTGATAAGATCAGAAAATGATGGATTTCTTTGTCCCATTCCTCAGTACCCTTTATACCCTGCTTCAATTGATCTCCATGGTGGCACACTG GCTCCTTACTATCTCAATGAAGCAGCAGGATGGGGATTGAAAGTCTCTTCACTTAAGAAGCAATTGGAGGCTGCCAAGTCCCAAGGCATCATAGTTAGGGCTTTAAATGTTATAAATCCCAGAAACCCAACAGGTCAG GTTATTGGTGAGGAGAACCAGCGTGACATTGTGAAATTCTGCAGGAAAGAAGGTCTTGTGCTACTGGCAAATGAG ATCAACAAGACTATTCTGGTGCTCATACATATGAAAGGATTGATGCGGAGGGATCTTTCCATACTGAATGGTTCAAGCTTGCCAAACAGT ACAAAACAACTTGATGGGAATCTTCCATCTGAACTTGAGGAGTTCCTGAACAACAATCAAGGGGTTGAAATGGTAGTAAAGTTGGGTAGAGAGAATACTAATTGTCAAGTGATTCTGTTACAAAAGATCAGGGGCCCTATCCTTCAGCTGAAACCCAAGAAACAACAGTG CCTCGTGACACAGCTGAGTTGGAAAACGTGGAACCTTTGA
- the LOC126724289 gene encoding uncharacterized protein LOC126724289 isoform X1 encodes MPLKISYMLVMVFLADPNDIFLTDGANPAVHMMMQLLTRSENDIFLTDGANPAVHMMMQLLIRSENDGFLCPIPQYPLYPASIDLHGGTLAPYYLNEAAGWGLKVSSLKKQLEAAKSQGIIVRALNVINPRNPTGQVIGEENQRDIVKFCRKEGLVLLANEINKTILVLIHMKGLMRRDLSILNGSSLPNSTKQLDGNLPSELEEFLNNNQGVEMVVKLGRENTNCQVILLQKIRGPILQLKPKKQQCLVTQLSWKTWNL; translated from the exons ATGCCTCTCAAAATATCATATATG CTCGTGATGGTTTTCTTAGCCGATCCAAATGATATCTTCTTGACAGATGGAGCAAACCCTGCT GTGCATATGATGATGCAATTACTGACAAGATCAGAAAATGATATCTTCTTGACAGATGGAGCAAACCCTGCT GTGCATATGATGATGCAATTACTGATAAGATCAGAAAATGATGGATTTCTTTGTCCCATTCCTCAGTACCCTTTATACCCTGCTTCAATTGATCTCCATGGTGGCACACTG GCTCCTTACTATCTCAATGAAGCAGCAGGATGGGGATTGAAAGTCTCTTCACTTAAGAAGCAATTGGAGGCTGCCAAGTCCCAAGGCATCATAGTTAGGGCTTTAAATGTTATAAATCCCAGAAACCCAACAGGTCAG GTTATTGGTGAGGAGAACCAGCGTGACATTGTGAAATTCTGCAGGAAAGAAGGTCTTGTGCTACTGGCAAATGAG ATCAACAAGACTATTCTGGTGCTCATACATATGAAAGGATTGATGCGGAGGGATCTTTCCATACTGAATGGTTCAAGCTTGCCAAACAGT ACAAAACAACTTGATGGGAATCTTCCATCTGAACTTGAGGAGTTCCTGAACAACAATCAAGGGGTTGAAATGGTAGTAAAGTTGGGTAGAGAGAATACTAATTGTCAAGTGATTCTGTTACAAAAGATCAGGGGCCCTATCCTTCAGCTGAAACCCAAGAAACAACAGTG CCTCGTGACACAGCTGAGTTGGAAAACGTGGAACCTTTGA
- the LOC126724289 gene encoding probable alanine aminotransferase isoform X2, producing the protein MVFLADPNDIFLTDGANPAVHMMMQLLTRSENDIFLTDGANPAVHMMMQLLIRSENDGFLCPIPQYPLYPASIDLHGGTLAPYYLNEAAGWGLKVSSLKKQLEAAKSQGIIVRALNVINPRNPTGQVIGEENQRDIVKFCRKEGLVLLANEINKTILVLIHMKGLMRRDLSILNGSSLPNSTKQLDGNLPSELEEFLNNNQGVEMVVKLGRENTNCQVILLQKIRGPILQLKPKKQQCLVTQLSWKTWNL; encoded by the exons ATGGTTTTCTTAGCCGATCCAAATGATATCTTCTTGACAGATGGAGCAAACCCTGCT GTGCATATGATGATGCAATTACTGACAAGATCAGAAAATGATATCTTCTTGACAGATGGAGCAAACCCTGCT GTGCATATGATGATGCAATTACTGATAAGATCAGAAAATGATGGATTTCTTTGTCCCATTCCTCAGTACCCTTTATACCCTGCTTCAATTGATCTCCATGGTGGCACACTG GCTCCTTACTATCTCAATGAAGCAGCAGGATGGGGATTGAAAGTCTCTTCACTTAAGAAGCAATTGGAGGCTGCCAAGTCCCAAGGCATCATAGTTAGGGCTTTAAATGTTATAAATCCCAGAAACCCAACAGGTCAG GTTATTGGTGAGGAGAACCAGCGTGACATTGTGAAATTCTGCAGGAAAGAAGGTCTTGTGCTACTGGCAAATGAG ATCAACAAGACTATTCTGGTGCTCATACATATGAAAGGATTGATGCGGAGGGATCTTTCCATACTGAATGGTTCAAGCTTGCCAAACAGT ACAAAACAACTTGATGGGAATCTTCCATCTGAACTTGAGGAGTTCCTGAACAACAATCAAGGGGTTGAAATGGTAGTAAAGTTGGGTAGAGAGAATACTAATTGTCAAGTGATTCTGTTACAAAAGATCAGGGGCCCTATCCTTCAGCTGAAACCCAAGAAACAACAGTG CCTCGTGACACAGCTGAGTTGGAAAACGTGGAACCTTTGA